A part of Larkinella insperata genomic DNA contains:
- a CDS encoding winged helix-turn-helix transcriptional regulator codes for MENTVIEPEHSESACKGTLRPIRDALDILNGKWKLPIIVALTFGEKRFSEIAKEVDGITDRMLSKELQDLVTNGLVQRTVEETFPVKVTYSLTPHSKSLNEVIEALRKWGLLHKSYLVNRDR; via the coding sequence ATGGAAAATACAGTCATTGAACCCGAACATTCGGAATCAGCGTGCAAAGGCACGTTGCGTCCCATCCGCGACGCGCTGGACATTCTAAACGGAAAGTGGAAACTTCCGATCATCGTAGCGCTCACCTTCGGCGAAAAGCGGTTCAGCGAAATCGCCAAGGAAGTTGACGGCATCACCGACCGGATGCTCTCCAAAGAATTGCAGGATCTGGTCACCAACGGGCTGGTTCAGCGAACCGTGGAAGAAACTTTCCCCGTCAAAGTGACGTACTCCCTGACCCCGCACAGCAAATCGCTGAACGAGGTGATTGAAGCGCTCCGGAAATGGGGGCTTTTGCACAAGTCTTATCTGGTAAACCGGGACCGATGA
- a CDS encoding SusC/RagA family TonB-linked outer membrane protein: MKKSLFFVLGLGFLLHAFGLSAQDTGPVINATLSGKIIDSRTKEPLPGASVQIKGTTNGAITDAEGKFALKTGQKLPFVLLVNYIGYISQEVVAATNSIDIQLVESVNQLSELVVVGYGTQKRSDITGSIASIPAEVKMQPVASAERLLQGAVAGAVVTQTSGQPGGGVSVQIRGNNSITAGSDPLYVIDGFPINNDYTLNDAGVTNGAKINPMSTINTADIESIDVLKDASATAIYGSRGANGVVIITTKNASKGKSSITYDGYYGIQSVIRTVPVLNAGEWWQLRKDAARNSGKSVSIPSTIGYSLDTSGVGTDWQAAAFREAPIQSHSLSILSGSDKTKLALSGNYFSQQGILQNTGFDRFSARINIIHDYSKKLRLSASITGSTSKADVAPAAIVGNLLLTPPALPIYRQDGSFVVNSPFESSLQNPINSLYNQLNETRTNRFLGNISAEYTLADGLIAKVLFGADVVDNKQNRYLPIATAEGQNLQGNALVGSAFTTNWLNENTLSYTREIDAKNKIDAVVGFTAQQSDSKGAVAEAAGFATDAFSYNNLGTGITNRTPSSFATRWALASYLGRVNYAYDDRYLLTLTLRADGSSRFGQGNKWGYFPSAAFGWNVNNESFFKNVQHVSLLKVRLSAGLTGNQSIPPYQSLSQLAYFRYNFSNTTVAGFAPNTIPNPGLGWEKTFQVDGGVDVGLLNNRIQLVADYYYKKTTDLLLSRTVPGTSGLSNFYGGQASTIYQNIGAVSNQGIELYLNSRNLTGDFKWNTILVYSKNTNKILSLGDGVTQIIPNISQASIAKVGYPLGSFIVYQTDGVIQNGDAALTPQANKSPGGQKYKDINGDGVITQAGDRIVIANQPGFTAGLTNTFSYKGFDLTVFFQGNFGGKIYNENRANLELGTGYVNASRDLLNRWTPTNTDTDVKAAYQDPAITISDRFIEDGTYVRLKNISLGYSIPKSLLAKARITNLRIYVSSQNAVTWTNYTGYDPEVSLNGQSLINKGVDSGVYPNSKSYQAGISLTF; encoded by the coding sequence ATGAAAAAAAGTTTATTTTTCGTACTTGGGCTGGGCTTTTTGCTCCATGCTTTTGGCCTTTCGGCCCAGGATACAGGCCCCGTCATTAACGCTACCCTCTCTGGCAAAATCATCGATTCCAGGACCAAAGAACCGCTCCCGGGCGCTTCCGTCCAGATCAAAGGAACGACCAACGGTGCCATTACCGATGCCGAAGGAAAATTTGCCCTCAAGACCGGCCAGAAGCTTCCTTTCGTTCTGCTTGTTAACTACATCGGATACATTTCTCAGGAAGTCGTCGCAGCGACCAATAGCATTGATATCCAACTGGTTGAAAGTGTTAACCAACTCAGCGAGCTAGTCGTTGTTGGGTACGGCACCCAGAAACGGAGCGACATTACCGGTTCCATTGCCTCCATTCCGGCGGAGGTTAAAATGCAACCGGTGGCTTCGGCCGAACGGCTTTTGCAGGGAGCCGTCGCCGGAGCCGTCGTTACCCAGACGTCCGGCCAGCCGGGCGGGGGCGTCAGCGTTCAGATTCGGGGCAACAACTCCATCACGGCGGGCAGCGATCCGCTCTACGTGATCGACGGTTTTCCGATTAACAACGATTACACCCTCAACGACGCGGGCGTGACCAATGGGGCAAAGATCAACCCCATGTCGACCATCAACACGGCTGACATTGAATCGATTGACGTTCTGAAAGACGCATCCGCTACGGCTATTTACGGTTCCCGGGGCGCCAACGGCGTGGTCATCATCACTACCAAAAATGCCTCCAAAGGCAAATCGTCCATTACCTACGACGGCTATTATGGGATTCAGAGCGTCATCCGGACCGTGCCCGTGCTCAACGCCGGTGAGTGGTGGCAACTGCGGAAGGATGCGGCCCGCAACTCGGGCAAAAGCGTATCGATTCCGTCGACCATCGGTTACTCCCTCGATACCAGCGGAGTCGGCACCGACTGGCAGGCCGCAGCCTTCCGGGAAGCGCCCATCCAGAGCCACAGCCTTTCGATTCTGTCGGGTTCGGACAAAACAAAACTGGCGCTATCGGGCAATTACTTCAGCCAGCAGGGCATTTTGCAAAACACCGGCTTCGACCGGTTTTCGGCCCGCATCAACATCATTCACGACTACAGCAAAAAACTGCGGCTGAGCGCCAGCATTACCGGGAGTACGAGCAAGGCCGATGTGGCCCCGGCGGCCATTGTGGGCAATCTGCTGCTGACCCCGCCCGCCCTTCCCATCTACCGGCAGGATGGTTCGTTTGTGGTCAACAGCCCGTTTGAATCCAGCCTGCAAAACCCGATCAACTCACTCTACAACCAGTTGAACGAAACCCGCACGAACCGGTTTCTGGGGAACATCTCCGCCGAGTATACCCTTGCCGACGGACTGATCGCCAAAGTCCTGTTCGGAGCCGACGTGGTTGACAACAAACAAAACCGCTACCTGCCCATCGCCACCGCCGAAGGCCAGAACTTGCAGGGCAATGCGCTGGTCGGTTCGGCTTTCACAACCAACTGGCTGAATGAAAACACGTTGAGCTACACCCGGGAGATCGACGCGAAAAACAAGATTGATGCCGTTGTCGGGTTTACGGCCCAGCAGTCGGATTCAAAAGGGGCCGTGGCCGAAGCCGCCGGTTTTGCCACCGATGCCTTTTCGTACAATAACCTGGGAACCGGAATTACCAACCGGACGCCCAGTTCATTCGCCACCCGATGGGCGCTGGCTTCGTACCTGGGCCGCGTCAATTACGCCTACGACGACCGGTATTTGCTGACGCTGACCCTGCGCGCCGACGGTTCTTCCCGGTTTGGCCAGGGCAACAAGTGGGGCTATTTCCCCTCGGCGGCTTTCGGCTGGAACGTCAACAATGAGTCGTTTTTCAAGAATGTCCAGCACGTGAGTTTGCTGAAAGTCCGGTTGAGCGCCGGTCTGACGGGGAACCAGAGCATTCCGCCGTACCAGTCGCTGTCGCAACTCGCTTATTTCCGGTACAACTTTTCCAACACCACCGTGGCCGGTTTTGCCCCGAACACCATTCCTAACCCCGGTTTGGGCTGGGAAAAAACCTTCCAGGTCGACGGCGGGGTTGATGTGGGCCTGCTGAACAACCGCATTCAGCTGGTGGCCGATTATTACTACAAAAAAACCACCGACCTGCTGTTGTCGCGCACGGTGCCGGGCACATCCGGACTTTCGAACTTCTACGGCGGACAGGCTTCCACGATTTACCAGAACATCGGGGCCGTTTCCAATCAGGGCATCGAACTGTACCTCAACTCGCGTAACCTGACGGGCGATTTCAAGTGGAACACGATTCTGGTGTATTCTAAAAACACGAATAAAATCTTGAGCTTGGGCGACGGTGTTACTCAGATCATTCCGAATATTTCGCAGGCTTCCATCGCCAAAGTTGGCTACCCACTCGGTTCGTTCATCGTTTATCAGACTGACGGGGTGATTCAGAACGGCGACGCGGCCCTGACGCCCCAGGCCAACAAAAGCCCGGGTGGTCAGAAGTACAAGGACATCAACGGCGACGGCGTCATTACCCAGGCCGGCGACCGGATCGTCATTGCCAACCAACCGGGTTTTACGGCCGGTTTGACCAACACCTTCAGCTACAAAGGCTTCGACCTGACGGTTTTCTTCCAGGGCAATTTTGGCGGAAAAATTTATAACGAGAACCGCGCCAACCTCGAACTTGGAACCGGCTACGTGAACGCATCCCGGGATTTGTTGAACCGCTGGACACCCACCAATACGGACACGGACGTAAAAGCGGCTTACCAGGACCCGGCCATCACCATCTCGGACCGCTTCATCGAAGACGGTACCTACGTGCGACTGAAGAACATTTCGCTGGGTTACTCGATTCCGAAAAGTCTGCTGGCCAAAGCCCGGATTACTAACCTGCGCATCTACGTATCGTCACAGAACGCCGTCACCTGGACCAACTACACGGGTTACGATCCCGAGGTCAGCCTCAATGGTCAATCGCTGATCAACAAGGGGGTGGATTCGGGCGTGTACCCCAACAGCAAATCATACCAGGCCGGAATCTCCCTGACTTTTTAA
- a CDS encoding RagB/SusD family nutrient uptake outer membrane protein translates to MKALTYTAVALLFLATASCSEFLKESPEAFQSEDQYYKTQADAITAVNAAYFLLNSGGTIQTPYNTLFNTGMNMASDDEDPGPGATNPDVRSLSVLAHSSTNLRVYEIWQQHYAAVKKTNVALEKIPAIEFDATLKARLLGEAKFLRALYYFNLVRLYGDVPLITEYQKAVSASDYAVAKSPSTAVYAQIEKDLTEAASVLPASYSAPDVGRATAGAAKALLAKVYLTKASLPLNIAAHYQDAVKKAEEALSSADGGTGTYGYNLIPNYADVFLPATENGVEHIFSAQFKSNSQGQGNNEMSRAILSAIPGLPGNYAHMVRFYTEGADKFYSIYKMYKPADKRKRATFVTSFTSPTNGRKYALPFANPAVPNDSTPFFNKWWDPNSLAVSSEAGTNVPILRYAELLLIHAEAENEANGPTAKAYKSLNRVRNRAGLPDLTPGLTKDQFRDSLYLDRRLELVYEYQRWFDLIRQKDGAGNSTFVRNLHKVGKTNATDKNRLYPIPQSEIDNNALLTQNPGW, encoded by the coding sequence ATGAAAGCGTTAACTTATACCGCCGTCGCCCTGCTTTTTCTGGCAACGGCATCCTGCTCCGAATTTTTGAAAGAAAGTCCGGAAGCGTTTCAGTCGGAAGATCAATACTACAAGACGCAGGCCGACGCGATCACGGCCGTCAATGCCGCTTATTTTCTGCTTAATTCGGGCGGCACTATCCAGACGCCTTACAACACGCTGTTCAACACCGGGATGAACATGGCCAGCGATGACGAAGACCCGGGGCCGGGTGCCACCAACCCCGACGTACGGTCGCTGTCGGTGCTGGCCCACTCCTCCACCAACCTGCGCGTCTACGAAATCTGGCAGCAGCATTACGCAGCCGTCAAAAAGACCAATGTGGCGCTGGAGAAAATTCCGGCGATTGAATTTGACGCGACCCTGAAGGCCCGGCTGTTGGGCGAGGCCAAGTTCCTGCGGGCGCTCTACTACTTCAACCTCGTGCGCCTGTACGGTGACGTACCGCTGATTACGGAGTACCAGAAGGCCGTTTCGGCGTCGGACTACGCGGTTGCCAAATCGCCATCGACGGCGGTTTATGCGCAGATTGAGAAAGACCTTACCGAAGCGGCCAGCGTTTTGCCCGCTTCCTACAGCGCCCCGGATGTGGGCCGGGCCACGGCCGGAGCGGCCAAAGCTCTGCTGGCGAAAGTGTACCTGACGAAGGCGTCGCTGCCGCTCAACATCGCGGCTCATTACCAGGATGCCGTCAAAAAAGCAGAGGAAGCGTTGTCGTCGGCCGACGGTGGAACGGGCACTTACGGTTACAACCTGATTCCCAACTACGCCGACGTGTTTTTGCCCGCAACGGAAAATGGCGTGGAGCATATTTTCTCCGCCCAGTTCAAATCCAATTCGCAGGGTCAGGGAAACAACGAAATGTCGCGGGCCATTCTGTCGGCCATTCCCGGACTTCCCGGCAACTACGCCCACATGGTCCGGTTTTACACGGAAGGAGCCGACAAGTTTTACAGCATTTACAAGATGTACAAGCCCGCCGACAAGCGCAAACGCGCCACATTCGTCACGAGCTTTACCAGCCCGACCAACGGTCGTAAGTACGCGCTGCCGTTTGCCAACCCGGCCGTTCCGAACGATTCGACGCCCTTCTTCAACAAGTGGTGGGACCCCAACTCGCTGGCCGTTAGCAGCGAAGCGGGAACCAACGTGCCCATCCTGCGCTACGCCGAACTCCTGCTGATTCACGCCGAAGCCGAAAACGAAGCCAACGGCCCCACCGCCAAAGCCTACAAATCGCTGAACCGCGTGCGCAACCGGGCCGGATTGCCGGATTTAACGCCGGGCCTGACCAAGGATCAGTTCCGGGATTCGCTCTACCTCGACCGCCGGCTCGAACTGGTCTACGAGTACCAGCGCTGGTTTGACCTGATCCGGCAGAAGGACGGGGCCGGCAACAGCACGTTTGTGCGGAACCTGCATAAAGTAGGCAAAACCAACGCAACGGATAAAAACCGGCTGTACCCCATCCCGCAGTCGGAAATCGACAACAACGCGCTGCTGACGCAAAATCCGGGTTGGTAA
- a CDS encoding sterol desaturase family protein, whose product MIHFFEEVFRNLNSWGLPTLVLLIGIVEFSFGLYNKHWDKNEKLLDIACFTLPKLVIRPLVTYFSLKFLPLALPDFKDAFDWVPFWWGFAIIAVADDLTQYWYHRLHHEVPFLWRFHRTHHSAPYMGMAMASRQNIIYTMFFSQTYLTAVLVYLGLGYPALFVRGIKSMITTLAHSSIPWDKPFYDNKWLHPVAWVLERLISTPATHHAHHADTTDDGVGHYKGNFGNMFFLWDVIFGTGLITRQYPKSYGISHYQQEEWYAQFMWPILKSKKEGSELAHGGPMVKEEPSKGQTPVAIETPLISPGLAAIEPELKVI is encoded by the coding sequence ATGATTCATTTCTTTGAAGAAGTTTTCCGAAATCTGAACTCCTGGGGGCTGCCCACGCTGGTTCTGCTGATTGGTATTGTTGAGTTTTCGTTTGGCCTGTACAACAAGCACTGGGACAAAAACGAAAAGCTGCTGGACATTGCCTGTTTTACGCTGCCGAAGCTGGTCATCCGCCCGCTGGTGACGTATTTTAGCCTGAAATTTCTGCCGCTCGCGCTACCGGATTTCAAAGATGCGTTCGATTGGGTGCCGTTCTGGTGGGGCTTCGCCATCATTGCCGTGGCCGACGACCTGACGCAGTACTGGTACCACCGGCTGCACCACGAAGTGCCCTTCCTCTGGCGTTTTCACCGGACGCACCACTCCGCCCCGTACATGGGCATGGCGATGGCGAGCCGGCAGAACATCATCTACACGATGTTTTTTTCGCAGACGTATCTGACGGCCGTTCTGGTGTATCTGGGATTAGGCTACCCGGCCCTGTTCGTTCGGGGTATCAAGTCGATGATTACGACGCTGGCGCACTCGAGCATTCCCTGGGACAAACCGTTCTACGACAACAAGTGGCTGCATCCCGTCGCCTGGGTGCTTGAACGGCTCATCTCGACCCCGGCCACGCACCACGCCCACCACGCCGATACAACCGACGACGGTGTGGGGCACTACAAAGGCAATTTCGGTAACATGTTCTTTTTGTGGGACGTCATTTTCGGGACGGGCCTGATTACCCGCCAATACCCGAAGTCGTACGGTATTTCCCACTACCAGCAGGAGGAATGGTACGCCCAGTTTATGTGGCCCATCCTGAAATCAAAGAAAGAAGGCAGTGAACTCGCGCACGGCGGTCCGATGGTAAAGGAAGAACCCAGCAAGGGCCAGACTCCTGTGGCGATTGAAACGCCGTTGATTTCGCCGGGCCTGGCCGCGATTGAGCCCGAATTAAAAGTCATTTGA
- a CDS encoding sulfatase family protein — protein MIRSNALIFLLAGLFPLLLSAQPKSKPQPANIIFILSDDHSAPFVSSYGYPSIKTPNIDRLAQEGIRYTRAYTTAPQCVLSRAALMTGRSTLDIQMTRFSAPLPADVVTYPELLRKAGYYTGICGRNFHLDGNRTIPESAEVYDKYGLETFKNRVDYLRVSANSDTIYRQYAEFLDKTPRNKPFFLQVGYSDPHRVFTAKNFEPDPATLKLPEGWPDTKLVREDFAAYLGEIQRLDGDVGRLLDELKKRGLEQSTLVVFMGDNGGALLRGKGTLYNLGINVPLIARHPGRIKAGQVSNAILSGEDLAPTFLDIAGLPIPKNMTGKSLVPSFQQPSYEPHASVFSVRGAHGHGLPTSTVHFDLGRTVITSKYKLIYNVLWQLPYTPVDFAAQPFWLDLSQRHAEGKLERNVDQRLFASRRELFELYDLDKDPNEFNNLAGDEPYQEIEHQLKAQLQEWMILNRDYVPLPIPPAGKY, from the coding sequence ATGATTCGATCAAACGCCCTGATTTTCCTGTTGGCCGGGCTGTTCCCGCTCCTGCTCTCCGCCCAACCGAAGAGCAAACCGCAGCCCGCCAACATCATTTTTATTCTTTCCGACGACCACAGCGCGCCGTTCGTGAGCAGCTACGGCTATCCGAGCATCAAAACGCCCAACATCGACCGGCTGGCGCAGGAAGGCATTCGCTACACCCGGGCGTACACCACCGCTCCGCAGTGCGTACTGTCCCGGGCCGCCCTGATGACGGGTCGCTCGACGCTGGATATTCAAATGACGCGCTTTTCGGCACCCCTTCCGGCGGATGTCGTTACCTACCCGGAACTGCTCCGGAAGGCGGGCTACTACACCGGAATCTGCGGCCGGAACTTCCACCTGGACGGTAACCGAACCATCCCGGAGTCGGCGGAGGTCTACGACAAGTACGGTCTGGAAACCTTTAAAAACCGGGTGGATTACCTGCGGGTTTCGGCCAACAGCGACACCATTTACCGGCAATACGCGGAGTTTCTGGACAAGACGCCCAGAAACAAGCCATTTTTCCTGCAAGTGGGCTACAGCGACCCGCACCGCGTCTTCACGGCCAAAAACTTCGAGCCGGACCCGGCAACGCTGAAACTACCGGAAGGCTGGCCCGACACCAAACTGGTCCGCGAAGATTTTGCCGCCTACCTGGGCGAAATCCAGCGCCTGGACGGTGATGTGGGGCGCTTGCTGGACGAGCTCAAGAAACGCGGCCTGGAACAAAGCACGCTGGTGGTGTTCATGGGCGACAACGGCGGAGCCCTGCTGCGGGGCAAAGGAACGCTTTACAACCTCGGCATCAACGTGCCACTCATCGCCCGGCATCCGGGCCGGATCAAAGCCGGTCAGGTCAGCAACGCCATTCTGTCGGGGGAAGATCTTGCCCCCACGTTTCTCGACATAGCGGGCTTACCCATCCCGAAGAATATGACCGGCAAAAGCCTGGTGCCGTCTTTTCAGCAGCCATCGTACGAACCCCATGCGTCCGTTTTTTCGGTGCGGGGTGCCCACGGGCACGGGTTGCCCACCAGCACCGTTCATTTCGATCTGGGCCGGACGGTCATCACCAGCAAGTACAAGCTGATTTACAACGTATTGTGGCAATTACCGTATACACCCGTCGATTTTGCGGCTCAACCCTTCTGGCTGGATTTATCGCAGCGCCACGCCGAAGGCAAACTGGAGCGGAACGTTGATCAGCGCTTGTTTGCGTCCCGCCGGGAGCTATTCGAACTGTATGATCTGGACAAAGACCCGAACGAGTTTAACAACCTGGCGGGGGATGAGCCGTACCAGGAGATTGAACACCAGCTCAAAGCGCAGCTTCAGGAATGGATGATTCTGAACCGCGATTATGTCCCGTTGCCGATTCCGCCCGCCGGAAAGTATTGA
- a CDS encoding sulfatase-like hydrolase/transferase, which produces MNFVRRLLFCLLILPVFRSNAQTPADRPNILWIVSEDNNTSLIGCYGNAFATTPHIDRFAQESILYKNAFSTAPVCAPSRNTLITGMYPPSLGTEHMRSTNPVPSFVKFFPKYLREAGYYTTNNAKKDYNTVDQTDAWDESSNSATYKNRQPGQPFFAVFNLNVSHESSIHQPAARLQHDPEKVPLPPYHPATPEFKRDWAQYYDKVEEMDGQFGQLLTELQEAGLAENTIVFYYADNGGVLGRSKRFMYESGLHVPLVIHLPKKWAHLANSKAGSQTDQLVTFVDFAPTILSLVGIPIPGYMQGQAFLGTQQKPERAYAYSFRGRMDEAIDLSRSVRDKKYRYTRNYLPRKPYGQHLDYLWKAPSIKSWEAEYKAGRLNEVQARFWQPKPAEELYDVDADPDNIRNLAADPRYARELARLRKANDQWLRESQDVGFIPEAILTDIARQTPLFDYARQGKYNANRIIETATLASSRNPADGKILIKRLTDADPVVRYWAATGCTVLKRPEAREPLRKLLQDSEAAVRIAAAEALYGLGEKEQPIAVLKTALSDPSRPVRLQALNVLQTFGKDAASVSSMAREIIAKTPMTNPINDFYDVRAAQTLLDAIGQ; this is translated from the coding sequence ATGAATTTCGTCAGGAGATTGCTTTTTTGCCTGTTGATTCTCCCCGTTTTCCGGAGCAACGCCCAAACCCCGGCCGACCGTCCGAACATTCTCTGGATTGTCAGTGAGGACAACAACACTTCGCTCATCGGTTGTTACGGCAACGCCTTTGCCACCACGCCCCACATCGACCGGTTTGCCCAAGAAAGTATCCTGTATAAAAATGCCTTTTCGACGGCTCCGGTTTGTGCCCCTTCGCGCAACACGCTGATTACGGGGATGTATCCGCCCTCGCTGGGCACCGAGCACATGCGCAGCACGAACCCCGTGCCGTCGTTTGTCAAATTCTTCCCGAAATACCTGCGGGAAGCGGGGTATTACACCACAAACAACGCCAAGAAAGATTACAATACCGTTGACCAGACCGATGCCTGGGACGAGTCGAGCAATTCGGCAACGTACAAAAACCGCCAGCCGGGGCAGCCGTTCTTTGCGGTGTTCAACCTGAATGTATCGCACGAAAGCTCCATTCACCAGCCCGCGGCCCGTCTGCAGCACGACCCGGAAAAGGTACCGCTGCCGCCCTACCACCCGGCAACGCCCGAGTTCAAACGCGACTGGGCGCAGTATTACGACAAGGTGGAGGAAATGGATGGACAATTTGGCCAACTCCTGACCGAACTGCAGGAAGCGGGTCTGGCCGAGAACACCATCGTTTTCTACTACGCCGACAACGGCGGGGTGCTGGGCCGCAGCAAACGGTTTATGTATGAATCCGGGCTGCACGTTCCGCTGGTGATCCATTTGCCGAAAAAGTGGGCGCATCTGGCCAACAGTAAAGCCGGTTCGCAAACTGATCAGCTCGTGACGTTTGTGGATTTTGCGCCCACGATTCTGAGTCTGGTGGGCATTCCGATTCCCGGCTACATGCAGGGGCAGGCGTTTCTGGGTACCCAGCAGAAACCCGAACGCGCCTATGCCTACAGTTTCCGGGGCCGCATGGACGAAGCCATTGATCTGTCGCGGTCGGTGCGGGACAAAAAATACCGCTACACCCGCAACTACCTGCCGCGCAAACCGTACGGCCAGCACCTGGATTACCTCTGGAAAGCGCCTTCCATCAAGTCCTGGGAAGCCGAATATAAGGCCGGTCGGCTGAACGAGGTGCAAGCCCGGTTCTGGCAACCCAAACCCGCCGAGGAACTTTACGACGTAGACGCTGACCCGGACAACATTCGCAATCTGGCAGCCGATCCGCGCTACGCCCGGGAACTGGCGCGTCTGCGCAAAGCCAACGACCAGTGGCTCCGCGAAAGCCAGGACGTGGGCTTTATTCCCGAAGCGATTCTAACGGACATTGCCCGCCAAACGCCCCTTTTCGACTACGCACGACAGGGAAAGTACAACGCCAACCGCATCATCGAAACCGCCACGCTGGCGTCTTCCCGCAACCCGGCGGACGGCAAAATCCTGATCAAACGCCTGACTGATGCCGACCCGGTTGTCCGGTATTGGGCGGCCACGGGTTGCACGGTTTTGAAACGGCCGGAAGCCCGGGAACCGCTCCGAAAATTATTGCAGGACTCCGAAGCCGCCGTCCGGATTGCGGCCGCTGAAGCGTTGTACGGGCTGGGCGAGAAAGAACAACCGATTGCCGTGCTGAAAACCGCGCTGTCGGACCCCAGTCGCCCGGTTCGGCTCCAGGCGCTGAACGTGCTGCAAACCTTCGGCAAAGATGCCGCTTCGGTGTCTTCGATGGCTAGAGAGATTATTGCAAAAACACCCATGACCAATCCCATCAACGATTTCTATGACGTCCGGGCGGCTCAAACGCTGCTGGACGCCATCGGGCAATAA
- a CDS encoding rhodanese-like domain-containing protein — protein MKTPFLFFVTLLFSVGAWAQENQEKRSNPPKAPETILKEVKAGQAYLVDVRTPEEYREGHLNYAQNIDFRAADFKQQISRLDKNKPVYLYCRSGNRSGKAVDTLQTLGFKAPYNIGGFVDLKTAGLPADPQP, from the coding sequence ATGAAAACACCCTTTCTGTTTTTCGTAACGCTCCTTTTTTCCGTCGGGGCATGGGCGCAGGAAAACCAAGAAAAACGGAGCAACCCGCCGAAAGCACCGGAAACCATTTTGAAGGAAGTAAAAGCCGGGCAAGCGTATCTGGTGGATGTCCGGACGCCGGAAGAATACCGGGAAGGCCATCTGAACTACGCCCAGAACATCGATTTCAGAGCCGCCGATTTTAAGCAGCAAATCAGCAGGCTGGACAAAAACAAGCCCGTTTACCTCTACTGCCGTTCGGGCAACCGCAGCGGAAAAGCCGTGGACACGCTGCAAACCTTAGGCTTCAAAGCACCTTACAACATCGGTGGATTTGTCGACCTGAAGACGGCCGGCTTACCCGCCGACCCGCAGCCCTGA